One part of the Streptomyces sp. NBC_00286 genome encodes these proteins:
- a CDS encoding site-2 protease family protein, with translation MTTATTRHSDRRISPVFLGIVAVMAVTGWATWTGFAEQPGVAVFLFVTAAWIVSLCLHEYAHARTALHSGDISIGAKGYLTLNPLKYTHALLSIVLPVLFVIMGGIGLPGGAVWIERNRIQGRWKHSLISAAGPLTNVLFAVVCTAPFWLDALDGVPADFRFALAFLALLQVTAALLNFLPVPGLDGYGMIEPWLSYKIRRQVEPLAPFGLLLVIAILWIPAVNSVFFDVIDTLLRGLGIDEISTYCGQNLYRFWTETDQFCGVGS, from the coding sequence ATGACCACCGCCACCACCCGGCACAGCGACCGGCGGATCAGTCCCGTCTTTCTCGGGATCGTCGCCGTCATGGCGGTCACGGGCTGGGCCACCTGGACCGGTTTCGCGGAACAGCCCGGCGTCGCCGTGTTCCTGTTCGTGACGGCCGCGTGGATCGTCTCGCTCTGTCTGCACGAGTACGCACACGCGCGTACGGCCCTGCACAGCGGCGACATCTCCATAGGCGCGAAGGGCTACTTGACCCTCAACCCGCTCAAGTACACGCACGCCCTGCTGAGCATCGTGCTGCCCGTCCTCTTCGTGATCATGGGTGGTATCGGTCTGCCCGGCGGCGCGGTCTGGATCGAGCGGAACCGCATCCAGGGCCGCTGGAAGCACAGCCTGATCTCGGCGGCGGGCCCGCTGACGAACGTGCTGTTCGCGGTGGTCTGCACGGCCCCGTTCTGGCTGGACGCGCTCGACGGTGTGCCGGCCGACTTCCGGTTCGCCCTGGCGTTCCTGGCGCTGCTCCAGGTCACGGCCGCGCTGCTGAACTTCCTGCCGGTGCCGGGCCTGGACGGCTACGGCATGATCGAGCCCTGGCTGTCGTACAAGATCCGCCGCCAGGTGGAGCCGCTCGCGCCCTTCGGGCTGCTCCTCGTGATCGCCATCCTGTGGATACCGGCCGTGAACAGCGTGTTCTTCGACGTGATCGACACGCTGCTGCGCGGCCTGGGGATCGACGAGATCAGTACGTACTGCGGTCAGAACCTCTACCGCTTCTGGACGGAGACCGACCAGTTCTGCGGCGTCGGTTCCTGA
- the npdG gene encoding NADPH-dependent F420 reductase, translating to MTSTDNSAQQAAKAPAKDPWDLPDVSGLVVGVLGGTGPQGKGLAYRLARAGQKVIIGSRAAERAQSAADELGHGVEGADNAECARRSDIVIVAVPWEGHGKTLESLREELSGKLVVDCVNPLGFDKKGAYALKPEEGSAAEQAAALLPDSRVTAAFHHLSAVLLQDPEVEEIDTDVMVLGEVRADVEMVQALAGRIPGMRGIFSGRLRNAHQVESLVANLISVNRRYKAHAGLRVTDV from the coding sequence ATGACCTCTACCGACAACAGTGCACAGCAAGCCGCCAAGGCCCCGGCCAAGGACCCCTGGGACCTGCCCGACGTGTCGGGGCTCGTCGTGGGCGTGCTCGGTGGCACCGGACCGCAGGGCAAGGGTCTCGCCTACCGGCTGGCCCGCGCCGGCCAGAAGGTGATCATCGGCTCGCGGGCCGCGGAGCGCGCGCAATCCGCCGCGGACGAACTCGGGCACGGCGTCGAAGGCGCCGACAACGCCGAGTGCGCGCGGCGCAGCGACATCGTGATCGTGGCGGTGCCGTGGGAGGGCCACGGCAAGACGCTGGAGTCGCTCAGGGAGGAGCTGAGCGGGAAGCTCGTCGTCGACTGCGTCAACCCGCTCGGTTTCGACAAGAAGGGTGCGTACGCGTTGAAGCCGGAGGAGGGCAGCGCCGCCGAGCAGGCCGCCGCGCTGCTTCCGGACTCGCGCGTCACCGCCGCCTTCCACCATCTGTCCGCCGTACTGCTCCAGGACCCGGAGGTCGAGGAGATCGACACTGATGTGATGGTGCTCGGCGAGGTACGGGCGGACGTCGAGATGGTGCAGGCGCTGGCCGGCCGTATCCCCGGCATGCGCGGCATCTTCTCCGGTCGGCTGCGCAACGCCCACCAGGTCGAGTCACTGGTCGCGAACCTGATCTCGGTGAACCGCCGCTACAAGGCCCATGCGGGCCTGCGCGTCACCGACGTGTGA